One Brassica napus cultivar Da-Ae chromosome C2, Da-Ae, whole genome shotgun sequence DNA window includes the following coding sequences:
- the LOC106429170 gene encoding uncharacterized protein LOC106429170 produces MVFRGDTVMSVAHLSADIFQRLRWIPASDRIRSGEMLQLVCCFPLQQLGRFVLWFWNYICVAPPEPDDDSWDDDSSSSSSSSSSSIVNHQNYHHLHLE; encoded by the coding sequence ATGGTGTTCCGAGGCGACACGGTGATGTCCGTAGCGCACCTATCGGCGGATATATTTCAGCGGTTACGGTGGATTCCGGCGTCGGATAGAATCAGAAGCGGCGAGATGTTGCAGCTCGTTTGCTGTTTTCCGCTTCAGCAATTGGGTCGATTCGTGTTATGGTTCTGGAATTATATCTGTGTTGCCCCACCAGAACCTGATGATGATAGTTGGGATGACGATTCATCAtcgtcgtcgtcttcttcttcttcttcgattgtTAATCATCAGAATTACCATCATCTTCATTTAGAGTGA
- the LOC106429141 gene encoding uncharacterized protein LOC106429141: protein MSSEAHFSNERVFIWFCSWGLLSLTCAAGRLSVSTQNLEVHKHLKRLNKPAVKSIQSPDGDIIDCVHISKQPAFDHPFLKDHKIQMNPSTIPDLMFGENKVSEKPKEKFNPVTQLWHQTGACSSGTIPVRRTKKEDVLRASSAKRYGKKKHRTVPLPRSADPDLANQSGHQHAIAYVEGGKFYGAKATINVWEPKVQSSNEFSLSQLWILGGAFGQDLNSIEAGWQVSPDLYGDNNTRLFTYWTSDAYQATGCYNLLCSGFIQINSQIAMGASISPVSGFHNPQYDISITIWKDLKEGHWWMQFGDGYVLGYWPSFLFSYLADSASIVEWGGEVVNMEEDGHHTTTQMGSGQFPDAGFSKASYFRNIQVVDSSNNLKEPKGLNTFTEKSNCYDVEVGKNDDWGHYFYYGGPGRNPNCQ from the exons ATGAGTTCTGAGGCGCATTTTAGCAATGAGAGGGTTTTCATTTGGTTCTGCTCTTGGGGACTGCTCTCTCTAACATGCGCAGCAGGGAGGCTCAGTGTCTCGACTCAGAACTTGGAAGTGCACAAACACTTGAAACGATTGAACAAACCAGCCGTTAAGAGCATTCAG AGTCCAGACGGTGACATAATAGACTGTGTTCATATCTCCAAGCAACCAGCTTTTGACCATCCTTTCCTCAAAGACCACAAGATTCAG ATGAATCCTAGTACCATCCCTGACCTGATGTTTGGTGAGAACAAAGTGTCTGAGAAGCCAAAAGAGAAGTTCAATCCAGTCACTCAGTTATGGCACCAGACCGGAGCGTGTTCCTCGGGGACAATACCAGTGAGGAGGACAAAGAAAGAAGACGTTCTGAGAGCAAGCTCCGCTAAACGCTACGGTAAGAAGAAGCACCGTACAGTCCCCCTGCCGCGTTCTGCTGATCCTGATCTCGCCAACCAAAGTGGTCACCAG CACGCTATAGCTTATGTGGAAGGAGGCAAGTTTTACGGAGCTAAGGCGACTATAAACGTTTGGGAACCCAAAGTACAAAGCTCAAATGAGTTCAGCTTGTCTCAGCTGTGGATTCTTGGTGGTGCTTTTGGTCAAGATCTCAACAGCATTGAAGCTGGTTGGCAG GTTAGTCCGGATCTATATGGTGATAACAATACAAGATTATTCACATACTGGACG AGTGATGCTTATCAAGCTACTGGCTGCTACAATCTCCTTTGTTCCGGTTTTATACAAATCAACAGTCAAATAGCAATGGGAGCTAGTATATCTCCTGTATCTGGCTTCCATAACCCGCAATACGATATCAGCATTACCATTTGGAAA GATCTGAAAGAAGGGCACTGGTGGATGCAGTTTGGGGACGGGTACGTGTTGGGGTACTGGCCAAGCTTTCTGTTCTCGTACTTAGCTGACAGTGCATCGATAGTGGAATGGGGTGGGGAAGTAGTGAACATGGAGGAAGATGGTCACCACACGACCACTCAAATGGGGAGCGGTCAGTTTCCGGATGCAGGGTTCTCGAAAGCAAGTTACTTTCGGAATATTCAAGTTGTTGATAGCTCTAATAACCTGAAGGAACCAAAAGGGCTCAACACTTTTACTGAGAAGTCGAATTGCTATGATGTTGAGGTTGGTAAGAATGATGATTGGGGGCATTACTTTTACTATGGTGGCCCCGGAAGAAACCCTAATTGTCAGTAG